The Candidatus Methylomirabilota bacterium genome includes the window GAAGTTCACCGTCTCCAGCACCTCGCGGCGGAAGGCGCGGTAGCCCGTGTGGTACTCGGAGAGCCGGAGCCCGAACACCCGGTTCTCGAGCCCCGTGAGGAACCGGTTCGCGACGTACTTCCACCACGGCATCCCCTGCGCGAGCGCCGAGCCCGTCTTGAGCCGCGAGCCCAGCACCACGTCGGCCTCCCCCCGCACGATCGGCGCGATGAGCTGCGGGACCAGCCGCGGATCGTACTGATAGTCCGGGTGCACCATCACCACGATCTCGGCCCCCGCCCGCAGGGCCTCCGCATAGCACGTCTTCTGGTTCGCACCGTAACCGTAGTTGCGGTTGTGGACGAAGATCTCCAGCCCGAGCTGGCGCGCCACGTCGAGCGTGGCGTCCGTCGAGCCGTCGTCCACCAGGATCACGAGGTTCACCGTGTCCTTCGGCAGCTCCTCGTACGTCATCCGGAGCGTCCGTCCGGCGTTGTACGCCGGCATCACCACCACGACTTTGGGTTCGGTCTTCATGGCTGCGCTCTGCCGGTCGCAAAGCGGGTGCCAGCGGTGGACCTCCGGGATCTCGCGCACTTCCGTCGAGCCGCGCTTCCAGAAATGGACAAAGTGGGCGCCACGGTGTGCCGAGAATTGTCAGCCGCGCGCGTGGGGCGGATAATGTCGGCGATGCGCGACCTCTTCTATCTCAGCGACAAGCAGCGCCAGGTGCGCGACCTCGTTCGCGCACTCGCGCGGGGGCGGATCGCGCCGCGGGCCGCCGAGGTGGACGAGACGGAAGCGTATCCGGCCGAGCAGCTGCGGCTCCTCGGCGAGCAGGGGCTCATGGGGCTCTACATCCCCGAGGCCTACGGCGGCACGGAGATGGGCGCGCTCGCGTTCGCTCTCGCGGTGGAGGAGATCGCCTGGGCATGCGCGTCCACGGGCGTCCTCTTCCTCGTGCAGTACGCGGGCGGGTTTCCCATCGTCGCCGCGGGGACGGAGGCGCAGAAGCGCCGCTACCTGCCGCGCCTCGCGTCCGGCGAGATCACGGCGGCCTTCTCGCTCTCCGAGGCCGGCTCCGGCTCCGACGCCGCGGCCCTCGCGACGACGGCGGTGCGCACGGGCGACCGCTATCTCCTGAACGGCAGCAAGATGTGGGTGACGAACGGTAGCCGCGCGGGCGTCATCACCCTCTTCGCGACCGTGGACCGCGGCCGCGGCAAGTACGGCGTGACCGCGTTCCTCGTCGAGCCCACGTTCCCCGGCTTCGCCCTCGGCAAGCTCGAGAAGAAGCTCGGGGTGCGCGGCTCGCCGACCGTCGCGCTCCACCTGACCGACTGCGAGGTGCCCGCCGAGAACCGGCTCGGCGAGGAGGGCGACGGCTTCAGGCTGGCGCTCCGCATCCTGGACGGCTCGCGTCCCGCCGTCGGCGCCCAGGCGGTCGGCATCGCCCAGGCCGCGCTCGACGCCGCGGTCGCGTACGCCAAGGAGCGCCGGCAGTTCGACCAGGCGATCGCGGCGTTCCAGGGGATCCAGTTCATGCTCGCCGACATGGCGATGCACGTGCACGGCGCCCGGCTCATGGTCCACCACGCGGCGGCGCTCCTGGACCGGGGCGCCCCGCGCACGGCGCTCGAGTCGTCGCTGGCCAAGTGCTTCGCGGGCGACGCCGCGATGAGGGTCGCGACCGACGCGGTGCAGGTCTTCGGGGGCTACGGCTACACGCGCGAGTACCCGGTCGAGCGCTTCATGCGCGACGCGAAGATCACGCAGATCTACGAGGGCACCAACCAGATCCAGCGTGTCGTCGTCGCCCGCGAGCTCCTCCGCGGGTAGCCGGGCGTTTCGGTCATTGACGACGCCCCGCCCGAGTGATAGGTGTCTAGACATCCTGACAGCGGGAGGCCCGTCGACGTGAACTATCGTCCAGGGATTCCGCGGTACCTCCAGATCGCCGACGCCGTCCGTCACGACCTGCGCGGCGAGGGCGAGCGCATCCCGTCCGAGCATGCGCTCTGCAAGCAGTTCAAGGTGAGCCGGCCGACCGTCCGCCAGGCGCTCGACGTCCTGGTGGAGGAGGGGCTCCTCTACCGGCACGCGGGGCGCGGGACCTTCTCGACGCCGTCGGGCGCCTCCGACCGCAAGCTCCGGGTGATCGGCTCGGTCGGCGACATGATCGCGCTGGGCGACGAGTCGTGGTTCAAGCTGATCGCGCGCGAGATCGTGCCCGTGCCGGCCAACATCGCGCAGGCGCTCAAGCTGCCGCCCCGCTCGTCGGTCTACCGCATCAGCGGCGTCCGTCACGCGGACGTCGGACCCTTCCAGCACGTGACCGCGTACATGCCGCTGACGATCGGCACGGCCCTCTCCGACGAGGACCTCTCCAAGACGTCCCTGATCGGCGCGATCGAGCGCGTGCTCGGCGTGCCGATCAAGTCCATGGAGCAGGTCGTGGACGCGGTGCTGGCGCCGCGCCAGATCGCCGAGCTCCTGCAGCTCCGGCCGCGCTCGCCGCTGCTCCTCTTCGAACGCACCTACTTCGCCGCCGGCGGCGAGCCCGTCGAGTACGCGATCACGTACCAGACCGGGCGGCGCTACCCCTATCGCCTGGTCCTCTCGCGCGCCGAGCGGCGGAGCTGACGCATGGCGTACCGGATCGGGTTCGACGTCGGCGGGACGTTCACCGACTTCGTCCTCCAGTCCCCGTCCGGGGAGCTCCTCACCGCGAAGCGGCTGACGACCTACCCGGACCCGTCGGAGGCGTGCCTGGCGGGCCTCGACGGGCTGGTCGCGCAGGGCGGCGTGACCTGGCGCGACGTCGCCCAGGCGGTGCACGGCACGACCCTCGGCTCGAACGTCGTCATCGAGCGCAAGGCGAGGGGCGTCGGGCTCCTCACCACGCGCGGCTTCCGCGACGTGCTCACCATCGGGCGCGAGAAGCGCTACCAGGTCTACGACCTCCAGATCGAGAAGCCGGCGCCGCTGATCCCGCGCCGCCTCATCGGCGAGGTCACGGAGCGGATCCTGGCGGACGGGAGCGTGCGGACGCCGCTCGACGAGGCCGACGCGCGCCGCGCGATCCGGGAGCTCGCGGCCCGCGGCGTGCGGACCCTGGCGATCTGCCTGCTGCACGCGTACCTGAACCCGGCGCACGAGAAGCGGCTCGCCCGGCTCGTCGCCGACGAGGCGCCGGACGTCGCGGTCACGCTCTCGCACGAGGTCTCGCCGACCTTCCGCGAGTACGAGCGCACCTCGACGACGGTCGTGAACGCCTACGTCATGACGGCGGTCCGCGAGTACCTCCGGGCGCTGGCCGCCGCCATGCGCGAGCGCGGCTACGGCGGCCGGCTCTTCGTCATGCAGTCCTCGGGCGGCGTCGCGACGGCGGAGGCGATGCAGCGCTACCCGGTGCGGATGATCGAGTCGGGCCCCGCCGCGGGCGCCCTAATGGCGGCGGTCTACGGCGAGCTCACCGGCCACCGCGACCTGATCGCCTTCGACATGGGCGGGACGACGGCCAAGCTCGCGCTGATCGAGAAGGGCCGGCCATACACGACGACGGCGTTCGAGCTCCACCGCGTGAACAACGCGCCGGGCAGCGGGCTGCCGATGAACATCCAGGCGCTCGACCTCGTCGAGATCGGGGCGGGCGGCGGCTCGATCGCGCGGGCCAGGCTCGGTGTGATCGCCGTCGGGCCGGAGAGCGCCTCGTCCACGCCCGGCCCGGTGTGCTACGGCCGCGGCGGTGCGGAGCCGACGGTGACCGACGCCGACGTCGTCCTCGGCTACATCAACCCCGACTACTTCGCCGGCGGCTCGCTCAAGCTCCGCGCGGACGCCGCGGCGCGGGCGATCGAGGAGAAGCTCGCGCGCCCCCTCGGCCTGCCGCTCGCGGAGGCCGCGTGGGGCGTCCACGCGATCGTCAACACCAACATGGAGCTCGCGACCCGCGTCGTTTCCATCGAGCGCGGCCGCGACCCGCGCGAGCTGACGTTCGTCGCCTTCGGCGGCTCCGGCCCCGTGCACGGCTGCCGTCTCGCGCAGGCGCTCGGCGTCCCCCGCGTGATCCTGCCCGCGGCGGCCGGCGTCACCGCCGCGATCGGGCTCCTCGCCGCGGAGGTCAGGTTCGACGTCGCGCGGACGTACGTGCGCCGGATCGACGCCGCGGACCCGGCGCGGCTCACGGCGATGTACGACGAGATGGCGGCGCAGGCGCTCGAGGTCGTCCGCGAGTCGGCGGTGGCCGGCGACGTCACGCTGGCGCGCGCGGCCGACGCGCGCTACGTCGGCCAGGGCTACGAGCTGACGGTGCCCGTGCCCGCGGGCGCGCTCGACGCCGCGGCGCTCGCCCGCGTCCGCGCGGCGTTCGACGAGGTCTACGCCGCGCGCTACGGCTACGCGAACCCCGCCGAGCCCGTCGAGGTCGTCACCTGGAAGCTCTCCGCGGTCGGCGGCTCGCCGCGCATCGCGCTCGCCAAGGCCGCCGCGCGCGGCGGCGACGGCGCGCCGAAGGGGACGCGGCGCGCGTACTTCCCGGAGGCGCGCGGCTACGTGGACACGCCGGTGTACGACCGCTACGCGCTGGCGGCCGGCGCCCGCGTCGAGGGGCCGGCGATCGTCGAGGAGCGCGAGTCCACGACGGTGCTCCCGCCCGGCGTGGCGGCGACCGTGGACGAGTACGCGAGCCTCGTGGCGGAGCTCGAATGAGCGCGCTGGACCCGATCACCCTCGGCGTGATCTGGGGCGCGCTCCAGTCGATCGCCGTCGAGATCGGCACGACCGTCCACCGGACGGCGTACTCGGAGCAGGCGCGCGAGGGCCAGGACTTCTCCGTCGCGGTGTTCGACCCGCGGGGCCGCATGGTGGCCCAGGGGCCCTACTCGCCGGGCCACATGGGCGCGATGTCGTTCGCCGTGAAAAACGCGCTCGCGGCCCATCCGGTCGAGACGCTGCGCCCGGGCGACGCGATCCTCCTGAACGACCCGCTGCTCGGCTCGGGCCACCTCCCGGACTTCTTCGTCACGCAGCCCGCGTTCCACGCGGGCGCGCTCGTCGGCTTCGCCGTGAACATCCTCCACCACACGGACGTCGGGGGCCAGCGGCCCGGCAGCCAGGGCGTGGAGGGCGTCTTCGACTACTTCCAGGAGGGGCTTCGCATTCCGCCGACCAAGGTCTGGCGCGAGTACCAGGAGGACCCCGGCGTCGTCGCCATCATCGCGGCCAACACGCGCACCCCCGAGAAGGTCCTCGGCGACCTGCGGGCGCAGCGGAGCGCGCTCAGAGTCGGCGAGCTCAGGCTCCAGGAGCTCGCGGCGCGCTACGGCCGCGACACGCTCGCCCGCGCGATGGACGAGATCATCGAGCGGACGGAGACGAACATGCGCGCGGCGATCCGCGCGTTTCCCGACGGCGCCTACGCCTTCGAGGACTTCATGGACGACTGCGGGCCGGAGACCGCGCCGCTCCGCGTCGCCGTCACCGTGACGGTCGCCGGCGACTCGATGGTCGTCGACTTCGAGGGCTCGAGCCCGCAGACCGCGTCGGGCATGAACTCCTACATCAACTACACGCGCTCCTACTCGTACGCGGCGGTGAAGTGCCTCGCCGACCCGTTCGGCCCGATGAACGAGGGCGCGCTCCGGCCGATCACGGTGCGGGCGCCCGAGGGCTCGTTCCTGAACCCGCGGCCGCCGGCCGGCGGGGGACCGCGCGCGATCATCTGCTACCGGACGTTCGAGTCGGTCATCGGCGCCCTCGCCAAGGCCGTGCCCGACCGCGTCGCGGCGGCCGCCTCACACATGGCGAACCCGACCTTCGGGGGCTGGGACCGCGCGCGGAAGCGCCGGTTCGTCGCCTACGAGCTGGTGCTCTCGGGCACCGGCGCGCGCGCGACGAAGGACGGATGCGAGGCGATGTCGTGGGCGTTCAACGCCTCGAACATCCCGGTGGAGGCGCAGGAGGCGAACCAGCCGATCGTCGTCGAGCGCTTCGAGCTGATCCGCGACTCGGCGGGCGCGGGACGGTTCCGCGGCGGCTGCGGGATCCGGCGCGACATGCGCTTCCTCGCCGACGAGGGAAAGCTCACGAACCTCTCGGACCGCCAGAAGTTTCCGCCGTACGGCCTCTTCGGCGGCGAGCCGGGCCGGCTCGGCCGCACCGTGCTGAACCCCGGGCCCGGCGAGCAGGTCGTCCACGGCAAGGCCTCGCGCGAGTTCGCCTACGCCGACGTCCTCTCCTTCCAGCAGTCGGGCGCGGGCGGGTACGGCGACCCGTTCGAGCGCGAGCCCCGCCGCGTGCTCGAGGACGTGCTCGACGACTACGTGTCGGTCGGGGCCGCGCGGCGCGAGTACGGTGTCGTGATCGCGGGCTCCGGGATCGACCTCCGGGTGGACGAGACGGCCACACGCGAGCTCCGGAAGAAGGTGCGGGCATGATCCGCTTCACCGCGGAGCAAGAAGACTTCCGCAGGGCCGTCGCGCGGTTCGTCGACGCCGAGGTGGCGCCGGCGGCCGAGGCGCTCGACGAGCGGGCGGAGTTCCCGGCGAAGCTCTTCAGGCGCCTGGGCGAGCTCGGCTACCTCGGCCTCCGCTACCCGGAGGCCTACGGCGGCGCCGACGCCGACATGGTGACCTACTGCCTCTTCGCCGAGGAGCTGGCGCGCGGCTCGCTCTCGGTGGCCGCGGCCGCCGCCATGCAGTCGCTCATGGGCACGCACTTCATCTACAAGTACGGCTCGGAGGCGCTCCGCCGGAAGTACCTGGTGCCCGCGCTGCGCGGCGAGCTGGTCGCGACGTTCGCGCTCACGGAGCCGAACGCGGGCTCCGACGTCGCGAACATCACCACGCGCGCCGAGCGCCGCGGCGACCGCTGGGTCCTGCGCGGCGGCAAGACCTGGGTGACCAACGCGCCGGTCGCCGACGTCCTCACGGTGGCCGCGAAGACCTCGGCCGAGCGCGGGATGAAGAACATCGCGCTCTTCCTCCTGGACCGCGCGACGATGCGCGGGATCGCGCTCGGCAAGAAGATCGAGAAGATGTCGGTGCGCGCCTCGGAGACGGGGGAGATCCTGCTCGAGGACGTCGAGGTGCCGGCCGAGCACCTGCTCGGCGGCGAGGGCGGCGGCGTCGAGAAGATCGGCGGCATCCTGTCGGAGATCCGCGTGATGACCGCCGCCATCTCCGTCGGCCTCGCGCGCGCCGCGTACGGGGCGGCGCTCGCCTACGCCCGCGAGCGCCAGGCGTTCGGGAAGCCGATCGTCGAGCACCAGGCGATCGCCTTCAAGCTCGCCGACATGCTCACCGAGCTTCACGCGGCGACGCTCCTGACCTACCAGGCCGCGGCGCGGCTCGATGCGGGGCTCCCGCTCACGCGCGAGGCCGCGATGGCGAAGCTCGTCGCCTCGGAGATGGCCGTGAGGGTCACCGACGAGGCGGCGCGGATCTTCGCCTCGTACGGCCTCGCCATGGAGTACCCGGTGCAGCGCTACTTCCGCGACGCGCGCTTCCTCCTGCCGGGCGGTGGGACCTCGGAGATCCTGCGCCTGGTGATCGGCCGCGACCTCGACTGGGACCGGGGCCAGGCGTTCGCATGAGCGGCGAGGTGCCGCCGCGCGGGCGCTGGTGGGAGGACTTCACGGTCGGGGAGGCGCTCGTGACGGGTCGGCGCACCGTGGAGGCCGGCGACGTCTCGCGCTTCGCCGGCCTCACGGGCGACTTCAACCCGCTGCACACCGACGCGGAGTTCGCGAAGACGACGCCGTTCGGCGCGCGTGTCGCGCACGGGATCCTGACGCTCGCGGTGTCGAACGGCCAGCAGAACCTCGCGGGCTGGTTCGAGGGCACGACGCTCGCGCTCCTGGGCCTCGACCGGCTCCGCTTCACCGCGCCCGTGAAGTTCGGCGACACCGTGCACACCGAGATGACGGTGAAGGAGCGTCGTGAGGCGCAGAAGCCCGACCGCGGTGTCGTGATCTTCGACGTGACCGTGAAGAACCAGCGCGGCGAGGCGGTGTGCACCTACGAGGAGAGCGTCCTCATGCGGAGGCGGCGATGAGGCGAGTGGCGCTGGTCGGCGCGGGGGTCTCGAAGTTCGGCGTGCGCAAGGCGAGCTACCGCGACCTCATCTGGGAGGCCGGCAAGGCGTGCTTCGACTCCGTGCCCGCCGTGAAGCCGAAGGACGTCGAGGGGCTGGTCGTCGGCTCCGTCATGCCGGAGCGCACGGCCTTTCAGTCGCACATCTCCTCGATGGCCGCGGAGGCGCTCGGGATCAGGCCAAGCGCGCTCAGCGCGCGCACCGAGCACATGTGCGCGTCGGGCACGGTCGGCATCCGCTACGCCTACGCGTTCATCGCGGCGGGGCTCGCGGACCTCGTCATGGTGCTCGGCGTCGAGAAGCTCAACCAGCCGGCCGGCGAGGAGGCCATCCTCAACATGGGGACGGGCGTGGACCGCGAGTGGGAGGCCGCGTTCGGCCTCACGGCCCCGCCGTGCTTCGCGCTCGCCGCGCAGCGGCACATGGCCGAGTACGGCACGACCGAGGAGCAGCTCGCGCTGGTCGGCGTGAAGAACCACACCCACGCCATGAAGAACCCGAACGCGCACTTCACCAAGGGCGCGACGCTCGACCAGGTGCTGTGCTCGCGGATGATCTCGACGCCGCTGCGCCTCTACATGTGCTCGCCGATCACCGACGGCGCCGCCGCGGTCGTCCTCGCGTCGGAGGAGCGCGCGCGCGCGCTGACCGACACGCCCGTCTGGATCCGGGGGACCGGCCAGGCGCTCGACGGCTTCCAGCTCTCCTCGCTCCACGCGGACTACGCGCACTGGCCCGCCCTCAAGCGCGCCGCCCAGGCCGCGTACCAGATGGCGGGCGTCGGGCCGCACGAGATGGACCTGGCCGAGGTCCACGACTGCTTCGCCATCGCGGAGCTGATCGCGTACGAGGAGCTCGGCTTCTGTCACAAGGGCGAGGCCGGTGCGTTCGTCGCCGAGGGGCGGAGCGACTACGGCGGGGACGTCGTGGTGAACCCGCGCGGCGGGCTGATCGGCTGCGGGCATCCGCTCGGCGCGACCGGCGTCGCCCAGGCCGCCGAGGTCTTCGCCCAGCTCCGCGGCGAGGCGGGCGCGCGTCAGGTCCCCGGCGCCGCCGTCGGGCTCACCCACAACAACAGCGGCATGGGCGAGCACGTGGTCATGATCTACGGGAAGGAGCCGGCGTGACCACGTCCGTCGCGGTGCTCGGCGCCGGGCGGATCGGGCGCCAGATCGCGCTCGCGTTCGCCCTCGGCGGCCACCGCGCGCTCCTTATAGATCTGAAGGCGCGCGCCGGCGCCGAGCGCGCCGCGCTCTTCGCCGACGTCCGGCGGGAGCTCGCGCGCGACCTCGCGCTGATGGGCGAGGAGGGCGTGCTCGGCGGCGGGGACGCCGCCGCCGTCCTCCGGCGCATCGAGGACCGGGCGGGCCTCGACGGGCTCGCGGGCTGCGCCTTCGTCCAGGAGGCGCTGCCCGAGATCCCCGAGCTCAAGCGCGACGTGTTCCGGCGGCTCGCGGGGCGGCTCGCGCCCGACGCGGTCCTCGCCTCCACGAGCTCGACGATCTCGCCCGCCCACCTCGTGGACGCGGTCGAGCGCCCGGAGCGCTTCCTCGTCGCCCACTGGCTCAACCCGGCGCACATCATCCCGCTCGTCGAGGTGGTCCCGAGCGCGCGGACGTCGGCCGGCGTCGTCGCGCGCACGCTGGCGATCCTCGAGCGGCTCGGCAAGGTCCCGGTCCGCTGCGGCGACTCACCGGGGTTCATCGGCCCGCGGCTGCAGGCGCTGCTCATGAACGAGGCCGTGCGCCTCGTCGAGGAAGGCGTCGCGACGCCCGAGGACGTCGATCGCGCGTTCAAGGCCGGAATGGGCTTTCGCTACGCGCAGGTGGGCATCTTCGAGTTCATCGACTGGGGCGGCGTGGACATCCTCCACCGCGCGAGCGCGTTCCTCGCGACGGCGCTCGGCGACGCCCGGTTCAAGCCGGCGCGGCTCGTCGAGGAGAAGATGGCGAAGAACGAGCTCGGGCCCAAGACCGGGCGCGGTTTCTTCGACTACGCGGGCGAGAAGCGCGACCGCTTCGAGAGCGAGAAGATCCGCGCGCTCCTGAGGCAGCTCCGAAGGGAACGGGCGGCGCCGTGATCCTCATCGAGCACGCGACCGTCGTCACCGTGGACCGCGAGCGGCGCGTCCTGCGCGACGGCTCCGTGCTGGTGGACGGCCGCGACATCGTCCAGGTGGACGTCGCGGCACGGGTGAGGCCGCCGCGGCCGCCCGACCGCGTCATCGACGGCCGGCGGCGCGTCGTGCTCCCGGGCTTCGTGGACGCGCACGTCCACCTGTCGGAGCACCTGAACCGCGGGCTCCTGCCGGACGACGTCCCGGTGGACCGCTATCTTCCCGACTGGCTGATCCCGCTCTACTCGGTGATGACGCCGGAGGAGGAGAAGTACGCGGCGCTCCTCGCCTGCATCGAGATGATCCGCACGGGGACCACGACCTTCTGCGAGGCGGGCACGCTCTTCGACGTCGCCGCCGTCGCCGACGCGGTCGAGCAGGCGGGCATGCGCGCGATCCTCGGCCGCTGGACGTGGGACCTCGCCGACGGCCCCGGGCGCATGAAGCAGACGACCGCCGAGGCCCTCCGGGCGAACGAGGCGATGCTCGCGGAGGTGCACGGGCGCGCGGCCGGGCGGATCGGCGCGTGGCCGCTGCTCCTCGGCTTCGGCGCGTGCTCGCCCGGCCTCATCCGGGGCGCCAAGGCGCTCGCCGACCGCCGCGGCGTCGGCTGGGGGATGATGCACCTGGCGTCGCATCCGTCGCGAAAGACCCGGGACAACATGCCGCTCAGCGAGCTCGATGAGCTCGGCGTCCTCGCCCCGAACGCGAAGCTCGCTCACATGGTGTACGTGGACGACGCCGACATCGGGCTGCTCGCGCGGCGGGGCGTCAAGATCGCCCACTGCCCGACCGCGGGCCTGAAGCACACGAAGGGGCTCGCCGCGCACGGCCGCTTCCCCGAGATGGCGGACGCCGGCGTCTGCGTCGCCCTCGGCGGCGACAGCGGCAACGGCTCGAACCACTTCGACATGCTGCGCATCATGTACCTCGTCGCGACCATCTATAAGGACGCGCGCCTGGACGTCTCCGTACTCCCGGCCGAGCGCGTCCTCGAGATGGCGACGATCCGGGGCGCCGAGGCGCTCCTGCTCGACGGGGAGATCGGCTCGCTCGAGCCGGGCAAGCGCGCCGATCTCGTCCTGTACGATCTCGACACGCCGGAGTGGCGGCCGCTCCTGAACCCGGTGAACAACCTGGTCTACGCGGCGAGCGGCGCGAGCGTGCGCACGGTGCTGATCGACGGCCGGATCGTCCTCGACGAGGGACGTCTCGCGACGCTCGACGAGCGGGCGGTGTACGAGCGCGTCGAGGTGCTGGCGCGGGAGCAGATCGCGCGTGCCGGCCTGCCGATCGAGTCGAAGTGGCCGGTGATCGCATGACCTACTTCCGGGCGCTCGATCCGTTCCCGCTGGAGTCGGCGGACCACACGAAGCTCCACGAGTTCTACACGCGGCTCGCCGGGGGCCGGCTCGCGACCACGAAGTGCCGCGGCTGCGGCCGGAGCGCGTGGCCGCCGCGCGGCTTCTGCCCCGAGTGCGGCTCGGATGCGTTCGACTGGACGGACCTGCCGGGCGAGGGCACGGTGCACGCGTTCACGGTGCAGGAGACGGGGCTCCCCGCGGGCTTCGAGGCGCCGCGCGTCTTCGCGATCGTGAACGTGGACGGCCACCGCGTCTTCTCGATCCTCACCGACGCCGACCCCGCGGCGGTGAAGCTCGGCCAGCGCGTGCGGCTCTCGCCCCTGCGCGTGGCCGACGACCCGAAGGGCAACCCGCGCTGGCTCCCCGCCTTCAGGGTGGTATGAATCCGGTACCGCGACTCACGGTGCGCGACGGACGGACCGGGACGGGTGATTCCGGTGGGGCACGGGCGTGGCGACAGCCCGGGCGCCCGTGCCCTGTCCCATGAAAATCCTGATCGCGAAGCCGGGGCTCGACGGCCACGATCGCGGCGCCAAGGTCGTCGCGCACGCGCTGCGCGACGCGGGCGTCGAGGTCGTCTACTCGGGCCTCAAGCGGACGCCCGACGAGATCGTGCAGGCGGCGATCCAGGAGGACGTGGACGTCGTGGGGCTGTCGGTCCTCTCGGGCGCGCACGTCCTGCTCGCGCGGCGCGTGCTCGAGGGACTCCGCGCCAACGGCGCGGACGACATCCAGGTGGTCGTCGGCGGGATCGTCCCGCCGCGTGACGTGGACGAGCTGAAACGGATCGGCGTCGCCCGCGTCTTCCCCATGGGGACGCCGCTGCCGGACATCGTCGCCGCGTTCAAGAATCCGCTCTGAAAGAGGATGGCCATGAAAGAGCTGCGGGCGCACGCGGGCTTTCCGATCAAGCCGGTCTACGGCCCCGAGGACGCGGCCGGCGTGGAGTTCGAGCGCGACATCGGCCGGCCGGGCGAGTACCCGTACACGCGCGGCATCCACCCCCACATGTACCGCGAGCGGCTCTGGACCATGCGCCAGTA containing:
- a CDS encoding beta-ketoacyl synthase N-terminal-like domain-containing protein; this translates as MRRVALVGAGVSKFGVRKASYRDLIWEAGKACFDSVPAVKPKDVEGLVVGSVMPERTAFQSHISSMAAEALGIRPSALSARTEHMCASGTVGIRYAYAFIAAGLADLVMVLGVEKLNQPAGEEAILNMGTGVDREWEAAFGLTAPPCFALAAQRHMAEYGTTEEQLALVGVKNHTHAMKNPNAHFTKGATLDQVLCSRMISTPLRLYMCSPITDGAAAVVLASEERARALTDTPVWIRGTGQALDGFQLSSLHADYAHWPALKRAAQAAYQMAGVGPHEMDLAEVHDCFAIAELIAYEELGFCHKGEAGAFVAEGRSDYGGDVVVNPRGGLIGCGHPLGATGVAQAAEVFAQLRGEAGARQVPGAAVGLTHNNSGMGEHVVMIYGKEPA
- a CDS encoding 3-hydroxyacyl-CoA dehydrogenase NAD-binding domain-containing protein, with protein sequence MTTSVAVLGAGRIGRQIALAFALGGHRALLIDLKARAGAERAALFADVRRELARDLALMGEEGVLGGGDAAAVLRRIEDRAGLDGLAGCAFVQEALPEIPELKRDVFRRLAGRLAPDAVLASTSSTISPAHLVDAVERPERFLVAHWLNPAHIIPLVEVVPSARTSAGVVARTLAILERLGKVPVRCGDSPGFIGPRLQALLMNEAVRLVEEGVATPEDVDRAFKAGMGFRYAQVGIFEFIDWGGVDILHRASAFLATALGDARFKPARLVEEKMAKNELGPKTGRGFFDYAGEKRDRFESEKIRALLRQLRRERAAP
- a CDS encoding amidohydrolase family protein, with product MILIEHATVVTVDRERRVLRDGSVLVDGRDIVQVDVAARVRPPRPPDRVIDGRRRVVLPGFVDAHVHLSEHLNRGLLPDDVPVDRYLPDWLIPLYSVMTPEEEKYAALLACIEMIRTGTTTFCEAGTLFDVAAVADAVEQAGMRAILGRWTWDLADGPGRMKQTTAEALRANEAMLAEVHGRAAGRIGAWPLLLGFGACSPGLIRGAKALADRRGVGWGMMHLASHPSRKTRDNMPLSELDELGVLAPNAKLAHMVYVDDADIGLLARRGVKIAHCPTAGLKHTKGLAAHGRFPEMADAGVCVALGGDSGNGSNHFDMLRIMYLVATIYKDARLDVSVLPAERVLEMATIRGAEALLLDGEIGSLEPGKRADLVLYDLDTPEWRPLLNPVNNLVYAASGASVRTVLIDGRIVLDEGRLATLDERAVYERVEVLAREQIARAGLPIESKWPVIA
- a CDS encoding OB-fold domain-containing protein, whose protein sequence is MTYFRALDPFPLESADHTKLHEFYTRLAGGRLATTKCRGCGRSAWPPRGFCPECGSDAFDWTDLPGEGTVHAFTVQETGLPAGFEAPRVFAIVNVDGHRVFSILTDADPAAVKLGQRVRLSPLRVADDPKGNPRWLPAFRVV
- a CDS encoding cobalamin B12-binding domain-containing protein, with the translated sequence MKILIAKPGLDGHDRGAKVVAHALRDAGVEVVYSGLKRTPDEIVQAAIQEDVDVVGLSVLSGAHVLLARRVLEGLRANGADDIQVVVGGIVPPRDVDELKRIGVARVFPMGTPLPDIVAAFKNPL